One genomic segment of Elgaria multicarinata webbii isolate HBS135686 ecotype San Diego chromosome 9, rElgMul1.1.pri, whole genome shotgun sequence includes these proteins:
- the HEBP1 gene encoding heme-binding protein 1, whose product MFGMIRNSLFGSAEVWPCRVLSKGEKDDVAYEEREYDGGKFATVELAGKPFDEALREAVLKLLKYVGGSNDQGAGMGMMAPVCSTVYPADDGSLQQKVKVLLRIPSQFQANPPSPTDESIRIEEREGMAVYSTQFGGYAKEVDYVNYAAKLTSVVGNEETFHKDFYFCNGYDPPMKPYGRRNEVWLLKK is encoded by the exons ATGTTCGGAATGatcagaaattcccttttcggcTCGGCGGAGGTTTGGCCCTGCCGAGTCTTGAGCAAGGGGGAGAAG GACGACGTGGCCTATGAGGAAAGGGAATACGACGGTGGAAAGTTTGCCACTGTCGAGCTTGCTGGAAAGCCATTTGATGAGGCCTTACGTGAAGCGGTGCTGAAACTCCTCAAATACGTGGGGGGAAGCAATGACCAAG GAGCCGGAATGGGGATGATGGCTCCAGTGTGCAGCACTGTATATCCTGCAGATGACGGGTCATTGCAGCAGAAGGTGAAAGTCTTGCTACGGATCCCCAGCCAGTTTCAGGCCAATCCTCCTTCACCTACTGATGAGAGCATCCGGATTGAAGAGAGGGAAGGAATGGCGGTTTACTCCAC GCAATTTGGAGGCTATGCCAAAGAAGTGGATTATGTGAATTATGCAGCCAAGCTAACTTCTGTTGTAGGAAATGAAGAAACCTTCCACAAAGACTTTTATTTTTGCAATGGCTACGATCCTCCCATGAAACCCTATGGGCGACGCAATGAGGTGTGGCTGTTGAAAAAGTGA
- the LOC134404263 gene encoding retinoic acid-induced protein 3-like — translation MATTTAPPPGCGDIDPVYYFLCDICEAWGIGLETVAAAGILASLVLLLVFFIGACMVKDKNKKNMVPIQVLFILGTLGILGLTFAFIIQLNSKTGPTRFILFGVLFALCFSCLLIHAFNLIRLVRGKPPFSQLSMLVHALGLTFVQVIIAIKYVIITVVRDGIDLVRMGREQRNKDFVLLLIYVLVLMAVAFIISMFTFCGPYKGWKRHGIHIFVTLLFSIVIWVAWISVLLLGGLPDEGAESRWDDPLLGVALVLNGWVFLMMYAVPEICFLATPCQPRNYPPEKSTATQRSIEAASTQAPDKEGAEEDVLLPRKGNCFQPKNLESKPHILIPRAMLHPARRQDVMAASEDKGTTSGVH, via the exons ATGGCTACCACCACGGCACCTCCCCCAGGCTGTGGAGACATTGACCCTGTTTATTACTTCCTCTGTGACATCTGTGAAGCCTGGGGCATCGGTTTGGAGACTGTGGCTGCTGCAggcatcctggcctctctggttcTCCTCTTGGTGTTCTTCATAGGTGCTTGTATGGTCAAGgacaaaaacaagaaaaatatgGTTCCCATTCAGGTCCTCTTCATTCTGGGCACCCTGGGAATCCTTGGCCTCACGTTTGCATTCATCATCCAGCTCAATTCGAAGACTGGTCCGACACGCTTCATCTTATTTGGGGTCCTCTTTGCTCTTTGTTTTTCCTGCCTTTTGATCCATGCCTTCAACCTCATCAGGCTGGTGAGAGGAAAGCCCCCCTTCTCGCAGCTATCAATGCTGGTACATGCTTTGGGCCTGACATTTGTTCAGGTTATCATCGCTATCAAATATGTCATCATCACGGTAGTAAGAGATGGCATTGACTTGGTTAGAATGGGGAGAGAGCAACGCAACAAGGACTTTGTCCTTCTTCTGATCTATGTGCTCGTCTTAATGGCCGTTGCCTTCATCATCTCCATGTTCACCTTCTGTGGACCTTACAAAGGCTGGAAGAGGCATGGGATCCACATCTTtgtcactcttctcttctccatagtCATCTGGGTTGCATGGATAAGTGTGCTTCTCCTGGGTGGCCTGCCTGATGAAGGTGCAGAAAGCAGGTGGGATGACCCCCTCCTTGGCGTTGCTCTGGTGCTAAATGGATGGGTTTTCCTGATGATGTATGCAGTGCCTGAGATCTGCTTTCTTGCTACCCCATGCCAGCCCAGGAACTATCCTCCAGAAAAGTCCACAGCCACGCAGCGAAGTATTGAAGCAGCAAGTACTCAAG CTCCAGATAAAGAAGGAGCTGAGGAAGATGTTTTGCTCCCCAGAAAGGGGAACTGTTTTCAGCCAAAG AACCTTGAATCCAAACCACATATCTTGATCCCACGAGCAATGCTCCATCCAGCACGCAGGCAGGATGTAATGGCGGCCTCTGAAGACAAGGGAACAACCTCAGGTGTACACTGA